In the Thermodesulfovibrio yellowstonii DSM 11347 genome, one interval contains:
- the rpmE gene encoding 50S ribosomal protein L31 produces MKEKIHPEYKEAKVVCACGETFVTRSTKPVIKVDICSKCHPFYTGKQKIVDTEGRVEKFMKKYSKK; encoded by the coding sequence ATGAAAGAGAAAATTCATCCTGAATACAAAGAAGCAAAGGTTGTATGTGCCTGTGGTGAAACATTTGTTACGCGTTCAACAAAGCCTGTAATTAAGGTGGATATTTGTTCTAAATGCCATCCATTTTATACAGGAAAACAGAAAATTGTTGACACAGAGGGTAGAGTAGAGAAGTTCATGAAGAAATACAGTAAAAAATAG
- a CDS encoding DUF1385 domain-containing protein, with product MKKDIAIGGQAVIEGVMMKSQKGWAVAVRNPDGEITLKVEKFKKQSRLSKIPIIRGFFILLETLWLGMKAIDFSSKVVFKEEKSSPWSLALSLFMAFLIGILLFIVLPLYLTKLSGYFLEMVSTNSFIFNFVDGLLRVFIFIGYVFAISMWSQMRRIFAYHGAEHKTINAFESGESLIAENIGNYSRLHVRCGTSFIFIVLVISILVFSMIPSSWSFVLKAASRVILLPLIAGISYEILKLSAKWQDNIATKLFIFPGLIFQKITTKEPDTAQIEVACEALKAVLSLSEKEEKVNA from the coding sequence ATGAAAAAAGATATTGCAATAGGTGGGCAGGCTGTAATAGAAGGTGTAATGATGAAATCTCAAAAAGGATGGGCTGTTGCCGTAAGAAATCCTGATGGTGAAATTACATTAAAGGTAGAAAAGTTTAAAAAACAAAGCCGTCTCTCAAAGATACCAATAATAAGAGGTTTTTTTATCCTTCTTGAAACTTTGTGGCTTGGTATGAAAGCAATAGATTTCAGCAGTAAAGTTGTATTCAAAGAAGAAAAGTCAAGTCCATGGAGTCTTGCTTTATCATTATTCATGGCATTTTTAATTGGAATCTTGCTTTTTATTGTTTTACCTCTTTATCTGACGAAGCTCTCAGGTTATTTCCTTGAGATGGTATCTACAAATTCGTTTATTTTTAATTTTGTGGACGGTCTTTTAAGAGTTTTTATATTTATAGGTTATGTATTTGCAATAAGTATGTGGTCGCAGATGAGAAGAATTTTTGCCTACCATGGTGCTGAACATAAAACAATAAATGCTTTTGAATCAGGAGAGTCCTTAATTGCTGAAAATATAGGAAACTATTCAAGACTGCATGTAAGGTGCGGGACAAGCTTTATATTTATTGTTCTTGTAATAAGCATACTTGTATTTTCAATGATTCCTTCTTCATGGAGTTTTGTTTTAAAGGCTGCTTCAAGAGTTATACTTTTACCCTTAATTGCAGGAATATCTTATGAAATACTGAAACTTTCTGCAAAATGGCAAGATAATATAGCAACAAAACTTTTTATATTTCCAGGGTTGATTTTCCAGAAAATAACTACAAAAGAACCAGATACTGCACAGATAGAAGTTGCCTGTGAAGCTTTGAAGGCTGTATTAAGTTTATCTGAAAAGGAGGAAAAGGTAAATGCTTGA